The following are encoded together in the Triticum dicoccoides isolate Atlit2015 ecotype Zavitan chromosome 6B, WEW_v2.0, whole genome shotgun sequence genome:
- the LOC119321595 gene encoding peptidyl-prolyl cis-trans isomerase-like — protein sequence MPSHDLLNYGRRRTPLFPSIDPNIRAFSLLIDLHMEETDGDSNGVCFPYDVLLDILRRLPCRAVAKSRCVCLVWRALLDAHKPLPPMVFFNVTIGGAPAGRIVMELFAKDVPKTAENFRTLCTGEQGVGRNGKLMHFKGSKFHRVIPGFICLSGDITKGNNTGSESIYGDKFRDEKSVLKHTKPGMVSMANVGPNTNSSQFFICTIPCQWLDGRHVVFGEVVKGMDVVRNIKKVGTRSGMCAKSVIIADSGQL from the coding sequence CTCAACTATGGACGGAGACGGACTCCTTTGTTTCCCTCTATCGATCCCAACATCCGCGCCTTCTCCTTGCTGATCGATCTGCACATGGAGGAGACCGACGGCGACAGCAATGGTGTGTGCTTCCCCTACGATGTACTACTCGACATCCTCCGTCGCCTCCCCTGCCGCGCCGTCGCCAAGTCCCGGTGCGTCTGCCTTGTGTGGCGTGCCCTCCTCGACGCCCACAAGccccttcctccaatggtgttcttCAACGTGACCATCGGCGGCGCCCCCGCAGGCCGCATCGTAATGGAGCTCTTCGCCAAGGACGTGCCCAAGACGGCGGAGAACTTCCGCACACTCTGCACTGGCGAGCAGGGCGTCGGCAGGAACGGCAAGCTGATGCACTTCAAGGGCAGCAAGTTCCACCGCGTGATACCCGGCTTCATCTGCCTGAGCGGCGACATCACCAAGGGCAACAACACCGGCAGTGAGTCCATCTATGGCGACAAGTTCCGCGACGAGAAGTCCGTCCTCAAGCACACCAAGCCCGGGATGGTGTCCATGGCCAATGTGGGGCCGAACACCAATAGTTCCCAGTTCTTCATCTGCACCATCCCCTGCCAGTGGCTCGACGGTAGGCATGTCGTATTCGGTGAGGTCGTCAAGGGCATGGACGTCGTCAGGAACATCAAGAAGGTGGGCACCCGTAGTGGCATGTGTGCCAAGTCTGTCATCATCGCCGACTCCGGCCAGCTTTGA